Proteins encoded within one genomic window of Naumovozyma dairenensis CBS 421 chromosome 6, complete genome:
- the FYV6 gene encoding Fyv6p (similar to Saccharomyces cerevisiae FYV6 (YNL133C); ancestral locus Anc_2.134): protein MEDKETKESVVPENSTTTVTTNENGKKKNPLVFISEGNADLESQEAKAKIEQTKFELQGKIRSRKSLRAQLRSNAISKNRKFNKLVKERESFNRLNKEEINFFKQIESEKLSKEKETERFLQKKLENFDKKKKKLEKTKSNYKPSIETVRNNLEVKQNIGVVKLKNKKLKTKLKIKLNQERSDQQT from the coding sequence ATGGAGGATAAAGAAACTAAAGAATCGGTAGTCCCAGAAAACAGTACTACTACTGTCACGACCAACGAGAATGGTAAAAAGAAGAACCCATTAGTTTTTATTTCTGAAGGTAATGCAGATTTAGAAAGCCAAGAAGCAAAGGCTAAAATAGAACAAACGAAATTTGAATTACAAGGTAAGATTAGATCTAGGAAATCTTTGAGAGCACAATTACGTAGCAATGCGATTAGTAAGAATCGTAAATTTAATAAGTTAGTTAAAGAACGAGAAAGTTTTAATAGGTTGAATAAAGAGGagattaattttttcaaacaGATTGAATCAGAAAAGCTGTcgaaagaaaaggaaactgAAAGgtttttacaaaaaaaattggaaaatttcgataagaagaagaaaaagctAGAGAAGACGAAGAGTAATTATAAACCGAGCATAGAAACAGTACGAAACAATTTGGAAgttaaacaaaatattggTGTTgtcaaattgaaaaacaagaaactCAAGACCAAACTAAAAATCAAACTCAACCAAGAAAGGTCAGATCAACAAACTTGA
- the NDAI0F02960 gene encoding uncharacterized protein (similar to Saccharomyces cerevisiae YNL134C; ancestral locus Anc_2.133) — MSLPKTMKAVVIEGDKAVIKSDVPLPELEDGFVLVKPEAIAGNPTDWKHIQWKIGPQGSIVGCDVAGKIVKLGPNVDSNEFHIGDSVYGFVHGSSVRFPTNGAFAEYVGMDSKIAYKAPKDMTVTGLDNVPEGPVKSFEGAVSLPVSLTTAGVALTYNLGLKLDWEASKPQNDYPILFWGGATAVGQMFIQLAKKLNGYSKIIVVASKKHEKVLKSYGADELFDYHDEDVIEQITKKYNNIQQLVDCVSNPTTIQQTYKCAAKDAPATVLQLVTLTEKDIKEEDRRPNVKIEGTLLYMAGGNAVPFGSMTLPASPEYRQAAIDFIRFINPKLNNGEIHHIPIKVYKNGLEGAIQLTDDIKHDRNSGEKLVATFKN; from the coding sequence ATGTCCTTACCAAAAACTATGAAAGCTGTCGTCATTGAAGGCGACAAAGCCGTTATCAAATCAGACGTCCCTCTACcagaattagaagatggTTTCGTCTTAGTCAAACCAGAAGCCATTGCTGGTAATCCTACCGATTGGAAACATATCCAATGGAAAATTGGACCACAAGGTTCCATCGTTGGTTGTGATGTCGCTGGTAAGATTGTCAAATTAGGTCCTAACGTTGATTCCAACGAATTCCACATTGGTGATTCTGTCTATGGGTTTGTTCATGGTTCATCTGTGAGATTCCCTACTAATGGTGCGTTTGCTGAATACGTAGGGATGGATTCTAAGATCGCTTATAAGGCTCCAAAGGATATGACAGTTACAGGGTTGGATAATGTCCCAGAAGGACCCGTTAAAAGTTTCGAAGGCGCTGTCTCTTTACCAGTTTCTTTGACTACTGCTGGTGTCGCATTGACTTATAATTTGGGTTTGAAATTGGATTGGGAAGCTTCTAAACCTCAAAATGACTATCCAATTTTGTTTTGGGGTGGTGCTACCGCTGTAGGTCAAATGTTCATTCAATTAGCTAAGAAATTGAATGGGTACTCCAAAATTATTGTCGTGGCTTCTAAGAAGCATGAAAAGGTCTTGAAGAGTTATGGTGCTGATGAACTTTTCGATTATCATGATGAAGATGTCATTGAACAAATTActaagaaatataataatattcaacaATTAGTGGATTGTGTTTCTAACCCAACTACTATCCAACAAACTTACAAATGTGCCGCTAAGGATGCTCCTGCTACGGTCTTGCAATTAGTTACATTAACTGAAAAAGatatcaaagaagaagatagaAGACCAAACGTTAAGATTGAAGGtactttattatatatggCTGGTGGTAACGCAGTTCCGTTCGGTTCAATGACTCTTCCAGCTTCTCCAGAATATAGACAAGCTGCCATCGATTTCATTAGATTCATCAATCCAAAATTAAACAACGGTGAAATTCATCATATCCCAATTAAGGTTTATAAGAATGGTTTAGAAGGTGCCATTCAATTGactgatgatattaaacATGATAGAAATTCTGGTGAAAAATTAGTTGCTACattcaagaattaa
- the FPR1 gene encoding peptidylprolyl isomerase FPR1 (similar to Saccharomyces cerevisiae FPR1 (YNL135C); ancestral locus Anc_2.131): MSEVIEGNVKIDRLSPGDGVTFPKVGDLVTIHYTGTLENGQKFDSSLDRGSPFQCNIGVGQVIKGWDVGIPKLSVGEKARLTIPGAYAYGERGFPGLIPPMATLIFDVELLKVN, from the coding sequence atgtctGAAGTTATTGAAGGTAACGTTAAAATCGATAGATTAAGTCCAGGTGATGGTGTCACTTTCCCAAAGGTTGGTGATTTAGTCACTATCCATTACACAGGTACTTTAGAAAACGGTCAAAAATTCGATTCCTCCTTGGACAGAGGTTCTCCATTCCAATGTAACATTGGTGTCGGTCAAGTCATCAAAGGTTGGGATGTCGGTATTCCAAAATTATCAGTTGGTGAAAAGGCTAGATTAACTATCCCAGGTGCTTACGCTTACGGTGAACGTGGTTTCCCAGGTTTAATCCCACCAATGGCTACTTTGATCTTTGATGTCGAATTATTGAAGGTTAACTAA